Proteins co-encoded in one Stenotrophomonas maltophilia genomic window:
- the miaB gene encoding tRNA (N6-isopentenyl adenosine(37)-C2)-methylthiotransferase MiaB: MTGTPDVFPPATPGGTPLVALPTGPRKPDQVRGKLYIKTHGCQMNEYDSAKMADVLAASDGLELTDTPDDADVILVNTCSIREKAQEKVFSQLGVWKGLKNKGREVIIGVGGCVASQEGEAIIKRAPFVDLVFGPQTLHRLPELIRARREQKRPQVDISFPEIEKFDRLPEPRAEGASAFVSIMEGCSKYCSFCVVPYTRGTEVSRPFEDVVVEVAQLAAQGVREINLLGQNVNAYRGPYGDGEFADLGLLIRTIAEIDGVGRIRFTTSHPLEFSDSLIDAFRDVPQLANFLHLPVQAGSDRVLSAMKRGYTALEFKSKIRKLRAVRPDISISSDFIVGFPGETDADFEKTMKLIEDIGFDHSFSFIYSRRPGTPAADLEDTISDAEKHARLSRLQERINAHAAGISEKMVGTVQTVLVEGPSRKNPNELTGKTENMRSVNFPAPARLIGQFVDVVITEALTNSLRARVVAE, encoded by the coding sequence ATGACCGGGACGCCAGACGTCTTTCCGCCCGCCACGCCGGGCGGTACCCCGCTCGTTGCCCTGCCCACTGGTCCGCGCAAGCCCGACCAGGTGAGAGGCAAGCTGTACATCAAGACCCACGGTTGCCAGATGAACGAGTACGACTCGGCCAAGATGGCCGACGTGCTCGCTGCCAGTGATGGCCTGGAACTGACCGATACCCCGGACGACGCCGACGTCATCCTGGTCAACACCTGCTCCATCCGCGAGAAGGCGCAGGAGAAGGTGTTCAGCCAGCTGGGCGTGTGGAAGGGCCTGAAGAACAAGGGCCGCGAGGTCATCATCGGCGTCGGCGGCTGCGTCGCCTCGCAGGAAGGCGAGGCGATCATCAAGCGCGCGCCGTTCGTGGACCTGGTGTTCGGCCCGCAGACCCTGCATCGCCTGCCGGAACTGATCCGCGCCCGTCGCGAGCAGAAGCGCCCGCAGGTGGACATCAGCTTCCCCGAGATCGAGAAGTTCGACCGCCTGCCGGAGCCGCGCGCCGAAGGTGCTTCGGCGTTCGTGTCGATCATGGAAGGTTGTTCCAAGTACTGCTCGTTCTGCGTGGTGCCCTACACCCGCGGCACCGAGGTCAGCCGCCCGTTCGAGGACGTGGTGGTGGAAGTGGCCCAGCTGGCCGCGCAGGGCGTGCGCGAGATCAACCTGCTCGGCCAGAACGTCAATGCCTATCGCGGCCCGTATGGCGACGGTGAGTTCGCCGACCTGGGCCTGCTGATCCGCACCATCGCCGAGATCGACGGCGTCGGCCGCATCCGCTTCACCACCTCACATCCGCTGGAGTTCAGCGATTCGCTGATCGATGCATTCCGCGACGTACCGCAGCTGGCCAACTTCCTGCACCTGCCGGTGCAGGCCGGCAGCGACCGCGTGCTGTCGGCGATGAAGCGCGGCTACACCGCGCTGGAATTCAAGTCGAAGATCCGCAAGCTGCGCGCGGTGCGCCCGGACATCTCGATCAGCTCGGACTTCATCGTCGGCTTCCCCGGCGAGACCGACGCCGACTTCGAGAAGACCATGAAGCTGATCGAGGACATCGGCTTTGATCACAGCTTCTCCTTCATCTATTCGCGCCGCCCGGGCACGCCGGCGGCGGATCTGGAAGATACGATCAGCGATGCCGAGAAGCACGCGCGCCTGTCGCGCCTGCAGGAGCGCATCAATGCGCACGCCGCCGGCATCTCCGAAAAGATGGTCGGCACCGTGCAGACGGTGCTGGTGGAAGGACCCTCGCGCAAGAACCCGAACGAACTGACCGGCAAGACCGAGAACATGCGGTCGGTGAACTTCCCGGCGCCGGCGCGCTTGATCGGCCAGTTCGTGGATGTGGTGATTACCGAAGCACTGACCAATTCGCTGCGCGCGCGGGTGGTGGCCGAATAA
- a CDS encoding ABC transporter permease, translating to MNLRRLWAIMLKELRQLRRDRITLAMIVGIPVMQLLLFGYAINLNLRHLDAGVADQANSAASRALVQDMVATGVITPRSDAYSPDQLMQALRRGEISVGIVVPADFERRRFDGREAVQVLVDGSDTVVQSAAIQLAQVPLDTRPTSNTRPLREGSIASGQVSVTSFYNPQRRSAVNIVPGLIGVILTMTLVMFTAVAVVRERERGNMELLIATPVSRSELMVGKVLPYAAIGLLQTTLVLVLGTWLFQVPIRGSLLDIYLAAVLLVLANLALGLLISTRARSQFQAMQMTLFLFLPSILLSGFMFPFAGMPRPVQWLAEVLPLTHFLRLVRGIMLRGASLWELWHDALALLAFIVVMMTLAILRFRKRLD from the coding sequence ATGAACCTGCGCAGGCTGTGGGCGATCATGCTCAAGGAGCTGCGGCAGCTGCGCCGTGATCGCATCACGCTGGCGATGATCGTCGGCATTCCGGTGATGCAGTTGCTGCTGTTCGGTTACGCGATCAATCTCAACCTGCGCCACCTTGATGCGGGTGTGGCCGACCAGGCCAACAGCGCGGCCTCGCGCGCGCTGGTACAGGACATGGTCGCCACCGGTGTGATCACCCCGCGCAGCGATGCCTACAGCCCGGACCAGCTGATGCAGGCGCTGCGCCGCGGCGAGATCAGTGTCGGCATCGTGGTGCCGGCAGATTTCGAGCGTCGCCGTTTCGATGGGCGCGAAGCGGTGCAGGTGCTGGTCGATGGCAGCGACACCGTGGTGCAGAGCGCGGCGATCCAGCTGGCGCAGGTGCCGTTGGATACGCGCCCGACCAGCAACACACGGCCGCTGCGCGAAGGCAGCATCGCCAGCGGCCAGGTCAGCGTGACCAGTTTCTACAACCCGCAGCGGCGCTCGGCGGTGAACATCGTGCCGGGGCTGATCGGGGTGATCCTGACCATGACCCTGGTGATGTTCACGGCGGTGGCGGTGGTGCGCGAACGCGAGCGCGGCAACATGGAGCTGCTGATCGCCACGCCGGTATCGCGCAGCGAACTGATGGTGGGCAAGGTGCTGCCCTATGCGGCCATTGGCCTGCTGCAGACCACGCTGGTGCTGGTGCTGGGCACCTGGCTGTTCCAGGTGCCGATCCGCGGCAGCCTGCTGGATATCTACCTGGCCGCGGTGCTGCTGGTGCTGGCCAACCTCGCGCTGGGTCTGTTGATCTCCACGCGCGCGCGCTCGCAGTTCCAGGCGATGCAGATGACGTTGTTCCTGTTCCTGCCGTCGATCCTGCTGTCCGGCTTCATGTTCCCGTTCGCCGGCATGCCACGACCGGTGCAGTGGCTGGCCGAAGTGCTGCCGCTGACCCACTTCCTGCGCCTGGTGCGCGGCATCATGCTGCGCGGTGCTTCGCTGTGGGAGCTGTGGCACGACGCGCTGGCGCTGCTGGCCTTCATCGTGGTGATGATGACGCTGGCGATCCTGCGTTTCCGCAAGCGCCTGGATTGA
- a CDS encoding ABC transporter ATP-binding protein, translating into MHAQGLTRRFGDLLAVDNVDLTVPRGQVYGFLGPNGSGKSTTIRMLCGLLEPSAGQIEVLGLSVPEQAEALRRRIGYMTQRFSLYEDLSVRENLEFLAAIQDLPRAQARQRVDALLQQYRLQDRQPQLAGTLSGGQKQRLALAGAVVHGPELLFLDEPTSAVDPESRRDFWEALFELADAGTTVLVSTHYMDEAERCHRLAILDRGALVADGTPAELCARLQGRTLQVTSSQPRQASRALAELPGVLSVAQIGTQLRVLCSEDAADMAALQRALAAADPQARIEAVAPNLEDVFVAATRGRGREPAA; encoded by the coding sequence GTGCATGCGCAGGGCCTGACCCGCCGCTTCGGCGATCTGCTGGCCGTGGACAATGTCGACCTGACCGTGCCTCGCGGCCAGGTCTACGGCTTCCTCGGCCCGAACGGCTCGGGCAAGTCGACCACCATCCGCATGCTGTGCGGCCTGCTGGAGCCGAGCGCGGGGCAGATCGAGGTGCTGGGCCTGTCGGTGCCGGAACAGGCCGAAGCGCTACGCCGCCGCATCGGCTACATGACCCAGCGCTTTTCGCTGTACGAAGACCTGTCGGTGCGCGAGAACCTGGAGTTCCTCGCGGCCATCCAGGATCTGCCGCGCGCGCAGGCCCGGCAGCGCGTCGATGCACTGTTGCAGCAGTATCGGCTGCAGGATCGGCAGCCGCAGTTGGCCGGCACGCTCAGCGGCGGGCAGAAGCAGCGCCTGGCCCTGGCCGGTGCGGTGGTGCATGGGCCTGAACTGCTGTTCCTGGACGAGCCGACCAGTGCGGTCGACCCGGAATCGCGCCGCGATTTCTGGGAGGCGCTGTTCGAACTTGCCGACGCCGGCACCACCGTGCTGGTCTCGACCCACTACATGGACGAGGCCGAGCGCTGCCACCGGCTGGCGATCCTCGATCGCGGCGCGCTGGTGGCCGATGGCACGCCGGCCGAACTGTGCGCGCGGTTGCAAGGGCGCACGCTGCAGGTCACCTCTTCGCAGCCACGCCAGGCCAGCCGCGCGCTGGCCGAGCTGCCCGGGGTGCTGAGCGTGGCGCAGATCGGCACGCAGCTGCGCGTACTGTGCAGTGAAGACGCGGCCGACATGGCCGCGTTGCAGCGTGCCTTGGCCGCTGCCGATCCCCAGGCGCGCATCGAGGCGGTGGCGCCGAATCTGGAAGACGTGTTCGTCGCCGCCACCCGCGGTCGTGGCCGGGAGCCGGCGGCATGA
- a CDS encoding HlyD family secretion protein → MDMGNGMRGFVLVGLALLAGCGQAPPTALGTLEWDRVTVPAPAAEVIAAVEVREGQQVKAGTVLMQLDPARGDAQFAAAQADTARAQAQLEELKIGPRQEQIAQAQAQLAALRAQAAEASAYYRRVQPLARQRLIAAAELDRARAAAGNAEASVRAAEQAWLERVHGSRAQDIAQGQAAADAAQAQQVVQGVNLQKLQLRAPRDGVVDALPYRQGDQAPVGAPLAVMLVGERPYARVYLPQPLRLQVKVGQAAQVHLEGQAAALKGHVRSIRSEPSFTPYYALTGDDVARLSYLAEIEVDEATDMQKLPAGLPLRVSF, encoded by the coding sequence ATGGACATGGGCAACGGCATGCGTGGGTTCGTACTGGTGGGCCTGGCCCTGCTGGCAGGCTGTGGCCAGGCGCCACCGACTGCACTGGGAACGCTGGAATGGGACCGGGTCACCGTGCCGGCCCCGGCGGCCGAAGTGATTGCAGCGGTGGAGGTGCGCGAAGGCCAGCAGGTCAAGGCCGGCACCGTGCTGATGCAGCTGGACCCGGCCCGCGGTGATGCCCAGTTCGCCGCCGCACAGGCCGACACCGCGCGTGCGCAGGCGCAGCTGGAAGAACTGAAGATCGGCCCGCGCCAGGAGCAGATCGCGCAGGCCCAGGCACAGCTGGCCGCGCTGCGCGCGCAGGCCGCCGAGGCCAGTGCCTACTACCGGCGGGTGCAGCCGCTTGCACGCCAGCGCCTGATCGCCGCCGCCGAGCTGGACCGCGCGCGGGCGGCCGCCGGCAATGCCGAGGCCAGCGTGCGCGCCGCCGAGCAGGCCTGGCTGGAGCGGGTGCATGGCAGCCGCGCGCAGGACATCGCGCAGGGCCAGGCGGCGGCGGACGCTGCGCAGGCGCAGCAGGTGGTGCAGGGCGTCAACCTGCAGAAGCTGCAACTGCGCGCCCCCCGCGATGGCGTGGTCGACGCCTTGCCCTATCGGCAGGGCGACCAGGCCCCGGTGGGCGCACCGCTGGCGGTGATGCTGGTCGGCGAGCGTCCCTATGCGCGCGTCTACCTGCCGCAGCCGCTACGCTTGCAGGTCAAGGTCGGGCAGGCCGCGCAGGTGCATCTGGAAGGGCAGGCCGCTGCGTTGAAGGGGCATGTGCGCTCGATCCGCAGCGAGCCTTCATTTACGCCGTACTACGCGTTGACCGGTGACGACGTCGCGCGGCTGAGCTACCTGGCCGAGATCGAAGTGGACGAGGCGACCGACATGCAGAAACTGCCGGCCGGGTTGCCGCTGCGGGTGAGCTTCTGA